The following coding sequences lie in one Aspergillus puulaauensis MK2 DNA, chromosome 3, nearly complete sequence genomic window:
- a CDS encoding arrestin family protein (COG:S;~EggNog:ENOG410PGXT;~InterPro:IPR014756,IPR014752,IPR011021,IPR011022;~PFAM:PF00339,PF02752;~TransMembrane:1 (i9-27o)), which produces MEGLLTRSYLLDLAIATVLVWLSDYYLPRKIAQVGLTVMALHLLKGQGLHSEYTDVQLDQDHVVFQGSPQEALAVYLSGNLTFRCKDPLTIKHIRLHLTGVRRVSLPARTAWKRQASEEEFYKRTWEFHDSYRTTPQVLPAGEYKLPFNVVLEGSLPESVEGVKDASIAYMFTVEIGRKHGRDVKFQKPLRVIRVPENCAQDMTLDEVWAEKIAYQIHVPNKMVAFGTSVDVNHAFVPAMKGLKIEYVESQLLEIRDFALNEAEMDTGKNTSSTTTVLSSDRYLLENSPPEIAVKDCAGFQFSRSLHLPRVLGQCVQDIDAKGIRIKHKLKINVRMHNPDGHVSELRLAIPVSIYLSPYYRIWEGSSIAGLETPPPQGALSPSDEAPPAYGSHELDRLYSPDSNTQLAT; this is translated from the exons ATGGAAGGCCTTCTGACGAGATCTTACCTCTTGGATCTCGCAATTGCTACAGTCCTCGTCTGGCTGTCTGACTACTACCTCCCGCGCAAAATCGCACAAGTAGGGCTCACCGTCATGGCGCTCCATCTGCTCAAGGGGCAGGGCCTTCACTCTGAATATACCGATGTCCA ACTTGACCAAGACCACGTCGTCTTCCAGGGCTCGCCGCAAGAAGCCCTCGCTGTCTACCTCAGCGGCAACCTCACCTTCCGATGCAAAGACCCTCTCACTATTAAACACATCCGATTACATCTGACCGGCGTACGGCGGGTCTC TCTGCCAGCTCGAACCGCCTGGAAGCGACAAGCGAGCGAGGAAGAGTTCTACAAGCGGACGTGGGAATTCCACGACTCGTACCGGACAACGCCGCAGGTATTGCCGGCTGGGGAGTACAAGCTCCCATTCAATGTTGTCCTTGAGGGATCGCTGCCGGAGAGCGTGGAGGGCGTCAAGGACGCGTCTATCGCGTATATGTTCACGGTCGAGATCGGTCGGAAGCACGGCAGGGACGTGAAATTCCAGAAGCCGTTGCGCGTTATTCGTGTGCCTGAGAACTGCGCTCAGGATATG ACACTGGACGAAGTATGGGCCGAGAAGATCGCATATCAGATCCACGTCCCTAACAAGATGGTCGCGTTCGGAACTTCGGTCGATGTGAACCATGCATTTGTTCCTGCGATGAAGGGTCTCAAGATTGAATACGTCGAGTCGCAGCTGCTGGAAATCCGCGACTTCGCGTTGAACGAGGCCGAGATGGATACAGGGAAGAATACCTCCTCTACAACAACCGTCCTGTCAAGCGACCGGTATCTTCTCGAGAATAGCCCTCCGGAGATCGCCGTCAAAGACTGCGCCGGGTTCCAGTTCTCGCGATCACTCCATCTTCCACGGGTTCTGGGGCAGTGCGTGCAGGACATCGATGCGAAGGGGATCCGGATCAAGCACAAGCTCAAGATCAACGTGCGCATGCACAATCCAGACGGACACGTCAGCGAGCTGCGACTGGCCATCCCGGTGTCAATATACCTGTCGCCGTATTATCGGATCTGGGAGGGCTCATCGATTGCAGGCCTTGAGACTCCTCCACCGCAGGGAGCGCTCAGTCCTAGCGACGAGGCGCCACCTGCGTATGGAAGCCATGAGCTGGATCGGCTGTACAGTCCAGACTCAAACACTCAATTGGCGACGTAA
- a CDS encoding uncharacterized protein (TransMembrane:2 (i36-53o73-100i)) produces the protein MLDSEVFHCIIRSESETQFNSVSQARHKPNHISTTFLLQTIYLFLYIKMRAVFTLPHRPAIRNFLSIAQPYSYGYGSAASSMARAFSAAALFSVVVLPFVPPAVMSAKANGGKNAITMPAHPSARIYGQRGVRMV, from the exons ATGCTGGATTCCGAAGTATTTCACTGTATTATCAGGTCAGAATCAGAAACTCAATTCAATTCAGTCTCACAAGCAAGACACAAACCAAACCACATCTCGACCACATTTTTACTACaaactatatatctatttttatatatcaaAATGCGAGCAGTCTTCACCCTCCCCCACCGCCCCGCCATCCGAAACTTCCTCTCAATCGCACAGCCCTACAGCTACGGCTACGGCTCTGCTGCATCCTCCATGGCCCGCGCATTCTCAGCCGCGGCGCTGTTCTCCGTCGTTGTCCTCCCATTTGTTCCTCCGGCAGTTATGAGTGCGAAGGCGAATGGAGGCAAGAATGC AATTACCATGCCTGCACACCCGTCCGCTCGGATTTACGGGCAGAGGGGGGTTCGGATGGTGTGA
- a CDS encoding uncharacterized protein (COG:S;~EggNog:ENOG410PIY1), whose amino-acid sequence MAPAALISTPSPAPRAPTVIGPKTKKATRPTRILPRSLIEGAKVPQKRAFDPAEHLDFQPPEKIHKMADLGLEGAGISPNAISEPFPLFTQDAIKQMRSEIFSEPVLRDCQYASTFCTNMIRGMGHERAPFIYDVFKSPEVLDKISSIAGIDLVPAYDYEIANINVAVKDDPVEGVASNSTSTIKPATADDDTPAFAWHYDSFPFVCVTMLSDCTEMVGGETAIKMPSGDIKKVRGPAMGYAVVMQGRYLEHQALKAVGGRERISMVTPFRPKNPLVRDESILVGVRGISNLTELYPQYFDYRTEVLEERIRHQRKEEKEREIARKPFDVDAKRAWLEEQREFIDSMLREMYVVE is encoded by the exons ATGGCCCCAGCAGCCCTCATTTCTACACCCTCCCCAGCCCCTAGGGCGCCCACAGTGATCGGCCCCAAGACGAAAAAGGCCACACGCCCAACCAGGATCCTCCCCCGGTCCCTGATCGAGGGGGCAAAGGTGCCTCAGAAGCGAGCCTTCGACCCGGCCGAGCACCTCGACTTCCAGCCGCCAGAGAAGATCCACAAGATGGCCGACCTTGGGCTGGAGGGTGCAGGCATCTCCCCCAATGCCATCTCCGAGCCGttccccctcttcacccAAGACGCTATCAAGCAGATGCGCTCTGAGATCTTCAGCGAGCCTGTACTGAGGGACTGCCAATATGCATCAACCTTCTGCACCAACATGATCCGCGGGATGGGCCATGA GCGAGCACCATTCATCTACGACGTGTTCAAGTCACCCGAGGTCCTCGACAAGATCTCCTCAATCGCAGGCATCGACCTGGTCCCCGCATACGACTACGAAATTGCCAACATCAACGTCGCTGTCAAGGACGACCCCGTTGAGGGCGTTGCCAGTAACTCTACCAGCACCATCAAGCCCGccaccgccgacgatgacacCCCTGCTTTCGCATGGCACTACGACAGCTTCCCCTTTGTCTGCGTCACCATGCTCTCCGACTGCACGGAGATGGTCGGCGGCGAGACCGCGATCAAGATGCCTTCAGGCGATATCAAGAAGGTCCGCGGGCCTGCTATG GGCTACGCAGTCGTCATGCAAGGCCGCTACCTCGAGCACCAGGCCCTCAAGGCCGTCGGAGGCCGTGAGCGTATTTCAATGGTCACGCCATTCCGGCCCAAGAACCCGCTTGTCCGCGACGAGTCAATCCTCGTTGGTGTCCGCGGCATCAGTAACCTGACTGAGCTGTACCCGCAGTACTTCGACTATCGCACTGAGGTTCTTGAGGAGCGGATCCGCCATCAAcgcaaagaggagaaggagcgcGAGATAGCCAGGAAGCcgtttgatgttgatgcgAAGAGGGCGTGGTTGGAGGAGCAGAGGGAGTTTATTGACTCGATGCTCAGGGAGATGTATGTTGTTGAGTAG